One window from the genome of Aeromonas sp. FDAARGOS 1405 encodes:
- the mutS gene encoding DNA mismatch repair protein MutS → MMQQYLGLKAENPEILLFYRMGDFYELFYDDARKASQLLDISLTKRGQSAGSPIPMAGVPYHAIEGYLAKLVQLGESAAICEQVGDPATSKGPVERKVIRIITPGTVSDEALLSERQDNLIAAVYHDGRRFGYGTMDIGSGRFFINQFEKEETLLAELQRTNPAELLYPESFEFLHHIEGRRGLRRRPEWEFELGTARKLLCQQFGTQDLVGFGVDKSETALCAAGCLMQYVKDTQRTALPHIRNVRLEQPDHAVIMDAATRRNLELTQNLAGGYENTLAEVLDRTATPMGSRLLKRWIHQPIRDRVILKGRQSTIKELIEQNLYDELGNLLRQVGDVERVLARLALRSARPRDLTRLRQAFAQLPELQRLLADNEHEAVQQLAERASTFPELLDLLERAVMEVPPVLIRDGGVIRDGFNQELDELRDLANGATASLARIEEREKLLTGINTLKVGYNKVHGFYIEVSRANSHLVPAHYIRRQTLKNNERYIIDELKKYEDKVLTAQSQALALEKRLYEELLDALLPHLGDLQDSAAALAELDVLANLAERAETLDYRCPTLIDEDQIIIEAGRHPVVEQVMTDPFIANPIRLERERRMLIITGPNMGGKSTYMRQTALIVLLAHIGAFVPADSARIGPIDRIFTRIGASDDLASGRSTFMVEMTETANILNNATARSLVLMDEIGRGTSTYDGLSLAWACAEQLASKIGAYTLFATHYFELTRLPELMSGLANVHLDAVEHGDTIAFMHAVQEGAASRSYGLQVAALAGVPKSVIQQARHKLHELESATPAAAGESRPAPVTLAPQPHPVVEELEAMRPDELTPRQALDLLYRLKQML, encoded by the coding sequence ATGATGCAGCAGTACCTTGGCCTCAAGGCCGAGAACCCGGAGATCCTGCTGTTCTACCGGATGGGCGACTTCTACGAGCTGTTCTATGACGATGCCCGCAAGGCCTCCCAACTGCTCGACATCTCCCTGACCAAGCGCGGCCAGTCGGCTGGCAGCCCCATCCCGATGGCGGGGGTGCCCTATCACGCCATCGAGGGGTATCTGGCCAAGCTGGTACAGCTCGGCGAGTCGGCCGCCATCTGCGAGCAGGTGGGGGATCCCGCCACCAGCAAGGGGCCGGTGGAGCGCAAGGTCATCCGCATCATCACCCCGGGCACCGTCTCCGACGAGGCGCTGCTCAGCGAGCGGCAGGACAACCTGATCGCCGCCGTCTACCACGATGGCCGCCGCTTCGGCTATGGCACCATGGACATCGGCTCCGGCCGCTTCTTCATCAACCAGTTCGAGAAAGAAGAAACCTTGCTGGCTGAGCTGCAGCGCACCAATCCGGCCGAACTGCTCTACCCGGAATCGTTCGAATTCCTGCACCATATCGAGGGTCGCCGCGGCCTGCGTCGCCGCCCGGAGTGGGAGTTTGAGCTGGGCACAGCCCGCAAGCTGCTCTGCCAGCAGTTCGGCACCCAGGATCTGGTGGGATTTGGCGTCGACAAGAGCGAGACCGCCCTGTGCGCCGCCGGTTGTCTGATGCAGTACGTCAAAGATACCCAGCGCACCGCCCTGCCCCACATCCGCAACGTTCGCCTCGAGCAGCCGGATCACGCGGTCATCATGGATGCCGCCACCCGCCGCAATCTGGAGCTTACCCAGAACCTGGCCGGTGGCTATGAAAATACCCTGGCCGAGGTGCTGGATCGCACTGCCACCCCCATGGGCAGCCGCCTGCTCAAGCGCTGGATCCACCAGCCGATCCGCGATCGGGTGATCCTCAAAGGTCGCCAGAGCACCATCAAGGAGCTGATCGAGCAGAACCTCTACGACGAGTTGGGCAACCTGCTGCGTCAGGTAGGTGATGTGGAGCGGGTGCTGGCCCGTCTCGCCCTGCGCTCGGCCCGCCCGCGCGACCTCACCCGCCTGCGTCAGGCCTTCGCCCAGTTGCCCGAGTTGCAACGCCTGCTGGCGGACAACGAGCACGAAGCGGTGCAACAGCTGGCCGAGCGGGCCAGCACCTTCCCCGAGCTGCTCGACCTGCTGGAGCGTGCGGTGATGGAGGTGCCGCCGGTGCTGATCCGCGATGGTGGCGTCATCCGTGACGGCTTCAATCAGGAGCTGGACGAGCTGCGGGATCTCGCCAACGGCGCCACCGCCAGCCTCGCCCGCATCGAGGAGCGGGAAAAACTGCTGACCGGCATCAACACCCTCAAGGTGGGTTACAACAAGGTGCACGGCTTCTATATAGAGGTGAGCCGCGCCAACAGCCATCTGGTGCCGGCCCACTACATCCGCCGTCAAACCCTCAAGAACAACGAACGCTACATCATCGATGAGCTGAAGAAGTACGAGGACAAGGTACTCACCGCCCAGTCCCAGGCACTGGCGCTGGAGAAACGCCTCTACGAAGAGCTGCTCGATGCCCTGCTGCCCCACCTCGGCGATCTGCAGGATTCCGCCGCCGCACTGGCGGAGCTGGACGTGCTGGCCAACCTGGCCGAGCGGGCCGAGACCCTCGACTACCGCTGCCCAACCCTCATCGACGAAGATCAGATCATCATCGAAGCGGGCCGCCATCCGGTGGTGGAGCAGGTGATGACAGATCCCTTTATCGCCAACCCTATCCGGCTGGAGCGGGAGCGGCGGATGCTGATCATCACGGGTCCCAACATGGGCGGTAAATCCACCTATATGCGCCAGACCGCGCTGATCGTGCTGCTGGCCCATATCGGCGCCTTCGTGCCGGCCGACAGCGCCCGCATCGGCCCCATCGACCGCATCTTCACCCGCATCGGGGCATCAGACGATCTCGCCTCCGGCCGCTCCACCTTTATGGTGGAGATGACCGAGACCGCCAATATCCTCAACAACGCCACCGCCCGCAGTCTGGTGCTGATGGACGAGATTGGCCGCGGCACCAGCACCTACGACGGCCTCTCGCTGGCGTGGGCCTGTGCCGAGCAGCTGGCGAGCAAGATTGGCGCCTACACCCTGTTCGCCACCCACTACTTCGAGCTGACCCGCTTGCCCGAGCTGATGAGCGGGCTGGCCAACGTCCACCTCGATGCGGTGGAGCACGGCGACACCATCGCCTTTATGCACGCAGTGCAGGAAGGGGCGGCCAGCCGCTCCTACGGCCTGCAAGTGGCGGCGTTGGCTGGGGTGCCGAAATCGGTGATCCAGCAGGCACGTCACAAACTGCACGAGCTGGAGAGCGCCACTCCGGCCGCCGCCGGTGAAAGCCGCCCGGCTCCGGTGACCCTCGCCCCGCAGCCTCATCCGGTGGTGGAAGAGCTGGAAGCAATGCGCCCGGACGAGCTCACCCCCCGTCAGGCGCTGGATCTGCTCTATCGCCTCAAACAGATGCTGTGA
- the pckA gene encoding phosphoenolpyruvate carboxykinase (ATP), which yields MTIVAEPTLAQQLGLDQYGIKNSQEIVRNPSYEQLFAEETRPDLEGFERGVVTELGAVNVNTGIFTGRSPKDKYIVKDATTQDTVWWSDQGKNDNKAITPEVWSHLKGLVTKQLSGKRLFVVDGFCGANPDTRLAVRIITEVAWQAHFVKNMFIRPSEEELKTFKPDFVVMNGAKCTNPNWKEQGLNSENFVAFNMTEKMQLIGGTWYGGEMKKGMFSMMNYFLPLRGIASMHCSANVGQDGDVAIFFGLSGTGKTTLSTDPKRQLIGDDEHGWDDHGVFNFEGGCYAKTIKLSEEAEPDIYHAIRRDALLENVTVAADGTIDFDDGSKTENTRVSYPIYHIDNIVKPVSKAGHATKVIFLTADAFGVLPPVSKLTKEQTKYHFLSGFTAKLAGTERGITEPTPTFSSCFGAAFLSLHPTKYGQELVKRMEAAGAEAYLVNTGWNGTGKRISIKDTRAIIDAILDGSIEKAETKVLPIFNLEIPTALHDVNPAILDPRDTYADKAEWDAKAVDLAGRFIKNFERFTDNDEGKRLVAAGPQL from the coding sequence ATGACAATCGTGGCAGAACCCACCCTGGCCCAACAATTAGGACTGGACCAGTACGGCATCAAAAACAGCCAGGAAATCGTTCGCAACCCCTCTTACGAGCAGCTTTTCGCTGAAGAGACTCGCCCTGACCTGGAAGGGTTCGAGCGCGGCGTCGTCACCGAACTGGGCGCCGTCAACGTCAACACCGGTATCTTTACCGGCCGCTCTCCGAAAGATAAATATATCGTCAAAGATGCCACTACCCAGGATACTGTGTGGTGGTCTGACCAGGGTAAAAACGATAACAAAGCGATTACCCCCGAAGTGTGGTCACATCTGAAAGGGCTGGTCACCAAACAGCTCTCCGGCAAGCGCCTGTTTGTGGTAGACGGCTTCTGCGGTGCCAACCCGGACACCCGCCTGGCCGTGCGCATCATCACCGAGGTGGCCTGGCAGGCACACTTCGTGAAAAACATGTTCATCCGCCCGAGCGAGGAAGAGCTGAAAACCTTCAAGCCTGACTTCGTGGTGATGAACGGTGCCAAGTGCACTAACCCGAACTGGAAGGAGCAGGGTCTCAACTCCGAGAACTTTGTTGCCTTCAACATGACCGAGAAGATGCAGCTCATCGGTGGCACCTGGTACGGTGGCGAGATGAAGAAGGGCATGTTCTCCATGATGAACTACTTCCTGCCCCTGCGCGGCATTGCCTCCATGCACTGCTCCGCCAACGTGGGTCAGGACGGTGACGTAGCCATCTTCTTCGGCCTCTCCGGCACCGGCAAGACCACCCTATCCACCGATCCGAAGCGCCAGCTGATCGGCGATGACGAGCACGGCTGGGATGACCACGGCGTGTTCAACTTCGAAGGGGGCTGCTACGCCAAGACCATCAAGCTCTCCGAAGAGGCCGAGCCGGATATCTACCACGCCATCCGCCGCGATGCGCTGCTGGAGAACGTGACCGTTGCTGCCGATGGCACCATCGACTTCGATGATGGCTCCAAGACCGAGAACACCCGCGTTTCCTACCCCATCTATCACATCGACAACATCGTCAAGCCGGTCTCCAAGGCTGGTCACGCCACCAAGGTGATCTTCCTGACTGCCGACGCCTTCGGCGTGCTGCCCCCGGTCTCCAAGCTGACCAAGGAGCAGACCAAGTACCACTTCCTGTCTGGCTTCACCGCCAAACTGGCCGGTACCGAGCGCGGCATCACAGAGCCGACCCCGACCTTCTCCTCCTGCTTCGGCGCAGCCTTCCTCTCCCTGCATCCGACCAAGTACGGTCAGGAGCTGGTAAAACGGATGGAAGCGGCAGGTGCAGAGGCCTATCTGGTCAACACCGGCTGGAACGGCACCGGCAAGCGCATCTCCATCAAGGATACCCGCGCCATCATCGACGCCATCCTGGATGGCTCCATCGAGAAGGCCGAGACCAAGGTGCTGCCAATCTTCAATCTGGAGATCCCGACCGCGCTGCACGATGTGAACCCGGCGATCCTCGACCCGCGCGACACTTACGCCGACAAGGCCGAGTGGGATGCCAAGGCCGTCGATCTGGCAGGGCGCTTCATCAAGAACTTCGAGCGCTTCACCGATAACGACGAAGGCAAACGTCTGGTTGCGGCAGGCCCGCAGCTGTAA
- a CDS encoding GntR family transcriptional regulator, translating to MTPPYKTRTQMVMENLRGRILRGEFPAGAPLRQDAIAKELAVSRIPVREALMQLEAQGLVKFEAHRGAVVTMLDASAIEELFYLRALLEADTLFHAVDKMTEATFAQAEAILAQFDHALESGTQIEHWAELNHSFHATLYQAAGRPQALDLIAQINLSCDRYVRFELLFAQGGVDKAEREHAQLLELCRTRRKHEAVVLLRQHIEAAGQSIKQILASGHKN from the coding sequence ATGACCCCACCCTACAAGACCCGAACCCAGATGGTGATGGAAAACCTCCGTGGCCGGATCCTCCGTGGGGAGTTCCCAGCTGGCGCCCCCTTGCGTCAGGATGCCATTGCCAAAGAGCTGGCCGTGAGCCGCATCCCGGTGCGCGAAGCCCTGATGCAACTGGAAGCGCAGGGGCTGGTCAAGTTCGAAGCCCATCGCGGCGCCGTGGTCACCATGCTGGACGCCTCGGCCATTGAAGAGCTCTTTTATTTGCGAGCGCTGCTGGAAGCCGATACCCTGTTTCACGCCGTCGACAAGATGACGGAAGCCACCTTCGCGCAAGCGGAGGCGATCCTCGCCCAATTTGATCACGCCCTGGAGTCAGGCACCCAGATCGAACATTGGGCCGAGTTGAATCACAGCTTTCACGCCACCCTCTATCAGGCTGCCGGTCGCCCCCAGGCACTTGACCTGATCGCCCAGATCAATCTGAGCTGTGACCGCTATGTCCGCTTCGAGCTGCTCTTTGCCCAGGGCGGTGTAGACAAGGCGGAACGTGAACACGCCCAATTGCTGGAACTGTGCCGCACCCGGCGCAAGCACGAGGCGGTGGTACTACTCAGGCAGCATATCGAGGCGGCGGGCCAGTCGATCAAACAGATCCTGGCCAGCGGCCATAAAAACTGA
- the hslO gene encoding Hsp33 family molecular chaperone HslO: protein MSNQDLLYRYLFEEYEVRGELVQLDHTYRHVVEAQNYPVQVQKLLGELLVATSLLTATLKFEGSITVQLQGDGPVRLAVINGDNNQQLRGVARYEGELPSDDKLQSLIGNGQLVITITPEQGERYQGIIALDADTLAGCLEHYFAQSEQLATKLWIRTGYHEGQPRAAGIMLQELPAQSEDHSDDFEHLTQLTSTIKDEELFGLEAEEILYRLYHQDKVRVFDPQAVEFRCTCSRERCEGALLQIEKEEVMDMVQELGKIDMHCDYCGAQYQFNGIDVETLFSRAPGNDANKLH, encoded by the coding sequence ATGAGCAACCAAGATCTGCTGTATCGCTATCTGTTTGAAGAGTACGAAGTACGTGGCGAGCTGGTCCAGCTGGATCACACCTACCGCCACGTGGTGGAAGCCCAGAACTACCCGGTGCAGGTGCAAAAGCTGCTGGGCGAGCTGCTGGTCGCCACCAGCCTGCTGACCGCTACCCTCAAGTTTGAAGGCTCCATCACCGTTCAGCTGCAGGGCGATGGCCCGGTGCGTCTGGCCGTGATCAACGGTGACAACAACCAGCAGTTGCGCGGCGTGGCACGCTATGAGGGCGAGCTGCCGAGCGACGACAAACTGCAGAGCCTGATCGGCAACGGCCAGCTGGTCATCACCATCACCCCGGAACAGGGCGAACGCTATCAGGGCATCATCGCGCTGGACGCCGACACCCTGGCTGGCTGTCTGGAGCACTACTTCGCCCAGTCCGAACAGCTGGCGACCAAGCTGTGGATCCGTACCGGTTACCATGAAGGGCAACCCCGCGCCGCCGGCATCATGCTGCAGGAACTGCCAGCCCAGAGCGAGGATCACAGCGACGACTTCGAGCACCTGACCCAGCTCACCAGCACCATCAAGGATGAAGAGCTGTTTGGTCTGGAAGCCGAAGAGATCCTCTACCGTCTCTACCATCAGGACAAGGTGCGGGTGTTCGATCCGCAGGCGGTCGAGTTCCGCTGCACCTGCTCCCGCGAGCGCTGCGAAGGGGCCCTGCTGCAGATAGAAAAGGAAGAGGTGATGGATATGGTGCAGGAGCTCGGCAAGATCGACATGCACTGTGATTATTGCGGCGCCCAGTACCAATTTAATGGGATCGATGTCGAAACCCTGTTCAGCAGGGCTCCCGGCAATGATGCAAACAAGTTACACTAA
- the pncC gene encoding nicotinamide-nucleotide amidase — MKLDAEIEHLAIELGRALGQRGWLAATAESCTGGGVATAITDIAGSSGWFDRGFVTYTNEAKQQMLGVSSDSLEQHGAVSEAVVLEMARGALAHSSASISVAISGIAGPGGATEGKPVGTVWFAWADSNGRHHSLLARFDGDRRQVRQQAVRQALSGLLALLR; from the coding sequence ATGAAACTGGACGCAGAGATAGAGCACCTCGCCATCGAGCTGGGGCGGGCCCTTGGTCAACGGGGCTGGCTGGCGGCGACCGCCGAATCCTGTACCGGCGGCGGGGTGGCAACGGCCATCACCGACATCGCGGGCAGCTCAGGCTGGTTTGATCGCGGATTTGTTACTTACACCAACGAAGCCAAGCAGCAGATGTTGGGGGTGAGCAGCGATAGCCTTGAACAGCACGGCGCGGTGAGCGAAGCCGTGGTGCTGGAGATGGCTCGTGGTGCGCTGGCCCACTCGTCTGCCTCCATCAGCGTTGCTATCAGTGGCATCGCCGGCCCCGGCGGCGCTACCGAGGGCAAGCCGGTCGGCACCGTCTGGTTCGCCTGGGCCGACAGCAATGGCCGTCACCACTCCCTGCTCGCCCGCTTCGACGGGGATCGCCGGCAGGTGCGCCAGCAGGCGGTGAGACAGGCCTTGTCGGGTCTGTTGGCCCTGCTCAGATAA
- a CDS encoding phosphatase PAP2 family protein → MSRTLFLLLLALFAALPALSAEPAGPTAAACAIRHQDQLLLVQDRISSRYSLSGGYIDGGESPEQAALRELYEETGLRGEVVADLGRWQKAQVFACRTLEPIVAQQDSDFVSLLQAPNLGGEILNARLIAVDKLPRAQRRFPEQLDWLQSRLDKVPESEVRWQADFVAQGNALHQAEIPLMLRLQQWLGPDVWWLSVSNLFGSGGFQLALIPLLLPLLGWPRLRQLLFAMLWLGLLVQASKEGIGWPRPFHLQPELATHSAQGFGMPSGHTASALLFWGALLGWLWPARRGQAYSLALLLALTTGLARVWLGAHFISDVVAGLLMGAILLAARPCWRTDGLVAGWLLLIAAALALGGLTQSAHLTGIGLVALGLWLGGNAALVRAGYPPLLTGGVVLAGCLLIGAGLWLLPLLTSSSLIILLGQFVLFFGLGLWLSVGLWWILSLLKQDSRPRGGRPARGTL, encoded by the coding sequence ATGTCGAGAACCCTCTTTTTACTGTTGCTGGCGTTGTTTGCCGCTCTGCCAGCCCTGAGTGCCGAACCGGCTGGCCCAACGGCAGCCGCCTGCGCCATCCGCCATCAGGATCAACTGCTGCTGGTGCAGGATCGCATCTCCTCCCGCTACAGCCTGAGCGGTGGCTATATCGATGGCGGCGAGAGCCCCGAGCAGGCGGCGCTGCGCGAGCTGTATGAAGAGACCGGTCTGCGCGGCGAAGTCGTCGCGGATCTTGGCCGCTGGCAGAAAGCGCAGGTCTTTGCCTGTCGCACTCTTGAGCCTATCGTCGCCCAGCAAGATTCCGATTTTGTCTCGCTGCTGCAGGCCCCCAATCTGGGTGGCGAGATCCTCAACGCCCGCTTGATCGCGGTGGACAAGCTCCCCCGCGCACAGCGCCGCTTCCCGGAGCAGCTCGACTGGCTGCAATCCCGACTGGATAAGGTGCCCGAGAGCGAGGTGCGCTGGCAGGCCGATTTTGTGGCGCAGGGCAATGCGCTGCATCAGGCCGAGATCCCGCTGATGCTGCGGCTGCAACAGTGGCTGGGGCCCGATGTCTGGTGGCTGTCGGTCAGCAATCTGTTTGGTTCAGGCGGCTTTCAGCTTGCCCTGATACCTTTGCTGCTCCCGCTGCTGGGGTGGCCGCGACTGCGCCAGCTGCTGTTCGCCATGCTCTGGCTCGGCTTGCTGGTGCAGGCGAGCAAGGAGGGGATCGGCTGGCCGCGTCCCTTCCATCTGCAACCTGAACTGGCGACTCACAGTGCCCAGGGCTTTGGCATGCCGAGCGGTCACACCGCATCGGCCCTGCTGTTCTGGGGCGCGCTGCTTGGCTGGCTCTGGCCTGCCCGGCGCGGACAGGCCTACTCGCTGGCGCTGCTGCTGGCCCTTACCACCGGTCTGGCGCGGGTCTGGCTTGGGGCACACTTTATCTCTGACGTAGTGGCGGGGCTGCTGATGGGCGCCATACTGCTGGCTGCTCGTCCCTGCTGGCGTACGGATGGGCTTGTGGCAGGCTGGTTGCTGCTGATTGCCGCGGCGCTGGCGCTCGGGGGACTGACCCAATCGGCCCATCTGACCGGTATCGGGCTGGTAGCGCTGGGCCTCTGGCTCGGGGGAAATGCGGCCCTCGTTCGAGCTGGTTATCCCCCGCTGCTTACAGGGGGCGTTGTGCTGGCGGGCTGCTTGCTGATCGGTGCCGGCCTGTGGCTGTTGCCGCTGCTGACCAGTAGCTCGTTGATCATACTGCTTGGACAGTTTGTGCTCTTTTTCGGGCTGGGGCTCTGGTTGAGCGTCGGCCTCTGGTGGATACTCTCTCTCTTGAAACAAGACTCACGACCCAGGGGCGGACGCCCTGCAAGGGGAACTCTATGA
- the hslR gene encoding ribosome-associated heat shock protein Hsp15, whose amino-acid sequence MANHPESALEVRLDKWLWAARFYKTRSLARDQIDGGKVHYNGQRSKPGKQVEVGALIRFWQGQDEREVRVLALSDQRKSAPLAQQLYEETAESLKKRAENSEARRFNSQFAPSPERRPDKQERRQLLKVKQY is encoded by the coding sequence ATGGCCAATCATCCGGAAAGCGCCCTTGAGGTTCGTCTCGACAAGTGGTTGTGGGCGGCCCGTTTCTACAAGACCCGCTCGCTGGCGCGGGATCAGATTGACGGCGGCAAGGTGCACTACAATGGTCAGCGCAGCAAACCGGGCAAACAGGTGGAAGTGGGTGCGCTGATCCGCTTCTGGCAGGGGCAGGATGAGCGGGAAGTGCGGGTGCTGGCCTTGAGCGATCAGCGCAAATCGGCACCGCTCGCCCAGCAGCTCTATGAAGAGACCGCTGAAAGCTTGAAAAAACGGGCTGAAAACAGCGAGGCACGCCGCTTCAACAGCCAGTTTGCCCCAAGCCCCGAGCGCCGCCCCGACAAGCAGGAGCGGCGTCAGCTGCTCAAGGTCAAGCAGTACTGA
- the recA gene encoding recombinase RecA, producing the protein MDQNKQKALAAALGQIEKQFGKGSIMRLGDSKTMDIEAISTGSLSLDVALGIGGLPCGRIVEIYGPESSGKTTLTLQVIAEAQKKGKTCAFVDAEHALDPIYAAKLGVNVDDLLISQPDTGEQALEICDMLVRSNAVDVIIVDSVAALTPKAEIEGEMGDSHVGLQARLMSQALRKLTANIKNANCLCIFINQIRMKIGVMFGSPETTTGGNALKFYASVRLDIRRIGAIKEGDEVVGNETRVKVVKNKVAPPFKQAEFQIFYGAGISKEGELVDLGVKHKLIDKAGAWYSYNGEKIGQGKANVMKLFAENKVMAGEVEARLRELLLSGAVPVDDKAAPVEADEFDAESEQEFE; encoded by the coding sequence ATGGATCAGAACAAACAGAAGGCACTGGCGGCTGCGCTGGGTCAGATTGAAAAGCAGTTCGGCAAAGGTTCCATCATGCGTCTGGGCGACAGCAAGACCATGGATATCGAAGCCATCTCTACCGGTTCCCTCTCGCTGGACGTGGCGTTGGGCATTGGCGGTCTGCCGTGTGGCCGTATCGTCGAAATCTACGGCCCGGAATCTTCCGGTAAAACCACCCTCACCCTGCAGGTGATCGCGGAAGCCCAGAAGAAGGGCAAAACCTGTGCCTTCGTCGATGCGGAACACGCCCTCGACCCTATCTATGCTGCCAAGTTGGGCGTCAACGTCGACGACCTGCTGATCTCCCAGCCGGATACCGGTGAACAGGCGCTGGAAATCTGCGACATGCTGGTTCGCTCCAACGCCGTTGACGTCATCATCGTCGATTCCGTGGCGGCCCTGACCCCGAAAGCGGAAATCGAAGGGGAGATGGGTGACTCCCACGTTGGCCTGCAGGCCCGTCTGATGTCCCAGGCGCTGCGCAAACTGACCGCCAACATCAAGAACGCCAACTGCCTGTGCATCTTCATCAACCAGATCCGGATGAAGATCGGCGTCATGTTCGGTAGCCCGGAAACCACCACAGGTGGTAACGCGCTCAAGTTCTACGCCTCCGTGCGTCTGGATATCCGTCGTATCGGCGCCATCAAGGAAGGCGACGAAGTGGTCGGTAACGAGACTCGCGTCAAAGTGGTCAAGAACAAGGTGGCCCCGCCCTTCAAGCAGGCTGAATTCCAGATCTTCTACGGTGCCGGTATCTCCAAAGAGGGCGAGCTGGTGGATCTCGGCGTCAAGCACAAGCTGATCGACAAGGCGGGTGCCTGGTACAGCTACAATGGCGAGAAGATCGGTCAGGGTAAGGCCAACGTCATGAAGCTGTTCGCCGAGAACAAGGTGATGGCTGGCGAAGTGGAAGCCCGCCTGCGCGAGCTGCTGCTCTCCGGTGCCGTGCCAGTCGATGACAAGGCTGCTCCGGTTGAGGCAGACGAGTTCGATGCCGAAAGCGAACAAGAGTTCGAGTAA
- the ydiK gene encoding AI-2E family transporter YdiK gives MNMKKVDLAKITLGVLFLSLLIISCFMVLRPFLPALVWATMITIATWPLMLMVQRLLWGKRALAALFMSLVLLLMFVIPLFMTLANVAEKAPMLIELGTNISQSPPPELLWLQQIPLVGGKLYDFWQQILASGGQVLFAKLAPYFGQTARWLAAQAGNLGMLLVHFLLTVGICGLLYHSGEVVATGIRRFAHRLAGDRGDNATVLASQAIRAVAMGVVVTALVQSSVAGVGLWIAGIPYTMVLVVVMFLLIVAQIGPFPVLISCVGYLYWSGDTTWGTFLLVWSLIAGTMDNFLRPFLIKRGANLPLILILVGVIGGLLAMGIIGLFIGPVVLAVAYTLLDAWIKEGDHQSEATHIAAAPSID, from the coding sequence ATGAATATGAAAAAAGTGGATTTGGCCAAGATAACCTTGGGGGTGCTGTTTCTCAGCCTCCTGATCATCTCCTGCTTTATGGTGCTGCGCCCCTTCCTGCCCGCACTGGTGTGGGCCACCATGATCACCATCGCTACCTGGCCACTGATGTTGATGGTGCAGCGGTTGCTGTGGGGCAAGCGTGCGCTGGCCGCTCTCTTTATGAGCCTGGTGCTATTGCTGATGTTTGTCATTCCGCTCTTTATGACACTGGCCAATGTGGCGGAGAAAGCCCCCATGCTGATCGAACTGGGGACCAATATCAGCCAGTCGCCTCCGCCCGAGCTGCTCTGGTTGCAGCAGATCCCGCTGGTGGGCGGCAAGCTCTATGACTTCTGGCAGCAAATTCTGGCGAGCGGTGGTCAGGTGCTGTTTGCCAAGCTGGCGCCCTACTTCGGTCAGACGGCGCGCTGGCTGGCTGCTCAGGCCGGTAATCTGGGCATGCTGCTGGTCCACTTCCTGCTGACGGTCGGTATCTGTGGTCTGCTCTATCACTCCGGTGAAGTGGTGGCGACCGGCATTCGCCGCTTTGCCCACCGGCTGGCCGGGGATCGCGGTGACAATGCGACCGTGCTGGCTTCCCAGGCGATCCGCGCCGTGGCCATGGGGGTGGTGGTTACTGCGCTGGTGCAATCCTCGGTGGCCGGGGTGGGGCTGTGGATCGCTGGCATCCCCTACACCATGGTTCTGGTGGTGGTAATGTTCCTGCTCATCGTCGCCCAGATAGGTCCCTTTCCGGTGCTGATCTCCTGTGTCGGTTATCTCTACTGGAGCGGTGATACTACCTGGGGCACCTTCCTGCTGGTCTGGTCGCTGATCGCCGGCACAATGGACAACTTCCTGCGTCCCTTCCTGATCAAACGCGGTGCCAATCTGCCCCTCATTCTCATTCTGGTGGGGGTTATCGGCGGCCTGCTGGCGATGGGGATCATCGGTCTGTTTATCGGCCCCGTGGTGCTGGCTGTGGCTTATACCTTGCTGGATGCCTGGATCAAGGAGGGTGACCACCAGTCAGAGGCGACCCATATCGCGGCAGCGCCCAGTATAGATTGA